Within Oncorhynchus keta strain PuntledgeMale-10-30-2019 chromosome 3, Oket_V2, whole genome shotgun sequence, the genomic segment CTGGGATGGGGGAATGTAGCTACCTGTCTTACCATTGAAGTGGGTGAGGGAAAAGGATGCGGAGATGATGGTGTCTGACTTTTTTTCTGAGGTGAGGCAGGGGAAGGGAGGCGGGTAGGTATCAGTTTGAGGGTTTGCTCTTCAAGGTAGCCATGTCTTCTTCTATGATGTTCTATAATGGAATGGAGGAAGCGAGAGAATAGGTGGGAAAGTGCATGGAAAGGGAAGAGATAAAGACAACAGACCTAAAAGTGAATGTATGTATGTCGTGTGTGGTGTCCTGATAATCTAGCAAACACTTGTGTTGTATTGCTTCAGAAAGGGAAGACATGGGGAACAATAAAAAATGCTGGTTTTAGTCTGCATTCAGAAAGGTAGCTATTGTTTGAAACACATTTTATTGGTTTATAACTTATTTGTTGACAGTGTTTTGGTTTATTTTGTAGATGTGTTAAAAACAAGTGGCTCGGGACGTCCCCAAGGCCTTTAAGAAGTCTTAAAGGGATGGTGTGATGACCACGCAAGAATTACGGCTGATGTAAATGAATATGAATACACAGAATGTTTATAAAGGCAACAAACAGACCCGGTTTCATTAAAAATAATGAAAGCACCtgaaatggagagagacattTGTATGGACAACAAAATGACCTCAAAAACTTTTCCGTCATCCatgacatacactatatatacaaaagtatgtggacaacccttcaaattagtggattcggctacttccaacaagtcagtttgtcaaatttctgtcctgctagagctcccccggttaactgtaagtgctgttattgtgaagtgtaaacatctaggagcaagaatggctcagccgtgaagtggtaggccatacaagctcacagaatgggaccgctgagtgctgaagcacgtagtgtgtaaaaatcgtctgtcctcggttgcaacactcactaccaagttccaaaatgcctctggaaacaacttcagcacaagaactgttcgtcaggagattcatgaaatgggtttccatttcCGAACAGCCTCACAAAAGCTTAAGATCACAATGCCAAGCggcggctggagtggtgtaaagctcgccgccattggactctggagcagtggaaacgcgttctatggagtgatgaatcactcttcaccatctggccgAATCATCTGGGTTGGCGGacaccaggagaacgctacctgtcccaatgcatagtgccaactgtacagtttggtggaggaggaataatggtctggggctgttattAATGGTTCGGgattggccccttagttccaatgaacggatatcttaacgctacagcatacaatgacattctagactattctgtgcctccaactttgtggcaacagtttggggaaggccctttctcgTTTCAGCGTGACAAtggccccatgcacaaagcgagctccatacagaaatggtttgtcgagatcagtgtgttagaacttgactggcctgcacagagccctaacctcaaccccatcaaacacctttgggatgaattggaatgctgactgagaaccaggcctaattgcccaacatcactaatgctcttgtggctgaatgtaagcaagtcccagcagcaatgttccagcatctagtggaaatccttcccaaacgagtggaggctgttatagcagcaaaggggggaccaactctatattaatgcccatgattttggaaggaGTTGTTCAAAAatcaggtgtccatatacttttggtgaTGTAGTGCATTTATTATCTTTAAAAATGACATAGGTGTCCATGGGAGTCGCTCTAATGCATTACAtaaatgtacaaaacatttgtAAACATGACCAAAATCACATTTGAGATGTACAGTATTAGTTGTCCAAGTTTCACTGGTATTTAAAGACCAGTGCAGTCAAACTtaattttcctgtgttttacacTGCAAAAAGGGAAATCTAAGCAATCCTAAATATCTTCTATTGAGTGATAATTTGACCTTCTTGAAAAATCTTGAAATAAGTTAAATTACTTGTATTAAGACTTTTTTAAGGTTAAAATAAGCACAATTATTTGCCAATTATGTTAGATAATTGAGCTTAGTaagaaaaaacaagaaaaaaacacTTATCACTCAATGTAAGATATTTAGGCTTGCTTAATGTTCACTTtttgcagtgtatatatatttccacactgtgGTTTGAATAATATTGTGAAAAGTATGATAATGCCCTTGTAGTGTACGATATGTTTaaaaagaccgcctgaaatttcagctTTTGTTTTGGTGACATCATCAGacagttaatagaccaataagaatgAGCGTTCCAAACCTCTTTGACAAAAACTGCTAGTTTTAAGTTTCCCCTTCCCCACTCAaaacagtcctagcaaaattcttgcttgagaaatggcTATTCTTGTTtattttcttttaaaaacaaaaatgtatcCGTTTTATGGAGTAATAACGACAATGATCATAGTAATTTTGATATATTCAATGAGTATTGAACCCAGGATTTAGACTAAGAAAGCATTTTCTATAGGTCAATATTACCATTACTAATCCATATATAGTTGTTGTAATCTTGtacaaaaatgtgtttttatctTGCAAGAAAAATGCCACTTTTGACTGTGGGCTATGGttgaaaatgtgtaaaaaaatagATATACATTGGATTGTCAGGTATGGTGTGTGTAACAGGTATTAATGATTATTAATAATGTTTTATTAATAATTGTTGATTATtcatgtgtgtacatgtgttggTTGAGTGGTAATACAGTCTAGTTATATTGCCACTTTTTTAGACAAACAAACATTATTGCATTTTAAAGACACTTGTGTAATCTTTATAAAAGGTCTGACCCCAATGAAAAGGAAGGTGACACATCCAAAAGAAGCAACATTGGTTGACATGAACATTATTAACCTCTTCTGGTATGTTTATGTTCGGTTGTTGGATTTTGAAATGAAAACGTTGGTTGAATTTTCTAGAGATTTCACGATTTATTCTACTGAGCCCACACATATTCTAGCATGAAGAACAAAATGGAGTTCAAAGATAAAGAAATGGTGCACAATTTAGATGATAATCTCACAGTGCAAACCATCATTGCAAGGTGCGAGCCACTTGTCAGTGAGCTTGTGCTGCAAGTTGAAGTAAGTTTTAAGGTTAAGGGTGGTCAACCATTTGTTGTGTAGTTAAGCCTACACTCACCAAGGCCATATTACTCAAATACTTAACTTCCCCTTTCTTAATTAAAGGGGTCTGCCTCATTCAGTTAGCTAAGACTCTGTTGATAACTAGGGATTCTGAGATGCTGTTCCTTTGTACAAACAGGGTGATTTATTTATTCAATCTCAAAAACACCAGCTCTGATAAGTCCCCCTGTAGCCTAATACTTCATGCTTGGTTTAAATCTCAGTGCATGCAGAAAACTCCTTATATAAATAAGACTGGTGGGTTTTGATATGTGGATGGATGGTAACATAACATGCTAATTCATAGGTATTGGGGGGTGGTGCAGTAAAAGGTGTTATCTTAATTTCTTAAGGTCTAGGAAATCATGATGGACATCAGGAAGAAGAGATCCCAATTCCTTTGTCACAGCCATAGCTGGTTAGATGATGATATGGACTGTTCTGTGTGGACTTGTACTTTATGGTTTGCAAAGGGGAAATTTTCAGTTAATATGTAAACATAGTTGAACATTCCAATCAGGGGATTCCAAGCTTGAGGGAAAAGAATAGGGTTCTTTAAAATGTGTTGAACAAGAAGGTAAAAGCaaagtaataaaaaataaaacatgaatgATCGTAAACATTGGTGTtcctatattttttatttgtatatatatattattatgtgCATTAATTTGCTTAGGCTTGAGCATATTCCCAAATTGATTGAAGGTTTATGTTTGTCATCATTGCATCCTGCATGTTTATCTAGCCTATACAAACCAAGAACAAGATAGCCTATCAAAACGTTTTCATATCCGATAATTGTCGTGTCTAGTATAGCCTATGTTGTCCTGTAGCTGTGCGTGTTTTATATCTGACACTGCCATCCCCACAATTGCGTCCGTGCGTCCCGCCCTTTAAGAGGCACTTGTATGGAACGTTTTTCTCACCCTTTTCCTAGTACGCGTGCGCTGCGGAGGAGCTCTGTATAGAAACGGCAGACATCTATTTGTGATGGTCTGAGAAATACTGTAGTGAAATGTCTGTCGGACGAAATACCGAGTAGGAGGGGCCGAAAACATGTGCTCCATGAGGGAGACGGAAATGAAAGGGGGTGTCCGAAGAGAAATCCGATCCCTTTAAGAGCAACTGGGACATAGTCGTgcgagaaaaggagaggagggggagaagaaagaggaatttaaaaagaaaaaggaagaaagagacagggagggaggagggagagcgagcgagcgataAAAAAAGAAAGATGACATCCTCGCATTTGAACAGCCGAGGTGGAGCGATAGGCTGCGGCCCGGAGCGAGCGCTCTTTGCCAGGGTCAGGGCTTGAATCCAACAACGAGGCTTCGTCAAACACCCGATTGGCCTATTGGGGGAAATCGGACAAATTTATTAATAAATTCAAAAGCATGAACTGCTACTCTTTCAAATGCGTTTAATTATAACGCTTACAATAATATGCATTGTGCGTAAAATGCATTCATTTAATTTTAAAATCTAGCTATTATGTATGACTACGGCTATATAAATAACAGATTTTTGTGCACACATATTTGGTTTGAAAGTCATCAATGCCAAAAGATATacgttttttaaatgttataaTTGTGCTTTTCTAAATTAAAGTTAGAAACCACAGTCAAAGAGAAATAGGCCACTCTTGGACCAGGCAATTCCACTCAGGCAGACAGCCTAGTCAGCCTAATCGTAACGCCTGCGTGAATACGAATAGCTTGAATCCTTCTATTAGTACATTTTTTTGTTATAGTTGCACGTCCCTTTCGGATGATCGATAGCATACTCTTCTTGCTGCATTTGAATACTGTTTACTTAGATCTTCGCGCCTCAATAGCCAATAGGGTGATTAAAGAATATGCCAACGATTCACTGTCGAATCGCAATCAGGATTACTTAACTGACTTTATACTCTTCGTCACTTTGGTTCAAAATGGATGCTGCTTGGAGCAATTTTCTCTTCCAGGTAAGTCTTAATGGACCTTCTTTCttgttgtgtttgtgtgcgcgCTTTCCTGAAGATTGGCTTTTGATGAATTTGTGCCCCGCTGCTCCGGGGCCTACACATTTATGTGATGCAAAGTAGCATCTCGTCTAGACCAGTGATTCCCAATCAGGGttactaggacccctgggggtacttgagaagactcatgagacaaTAGccttactggtaaaatgcacatgaatGGGTACTCCTGGCACAGCAAAATGTTGTTGGTGGTATACAATGCAGTGACTTTATGCTAAAAGATCAGTGTTTATTTCTCCAGACTACTCCCAACCAAAACCAAGTGGAGGGGACCCTCCAATCAGAACTCTTACCAGTCCATACTGCCTCTCCTCAGACCCCTCCCACAGAGAACATAGCCCAGCCTCCTTCCACGGTGGACACTGCTGCCCTCAATGAAGAACCCTTACCTGGTGAGAGAATCATGGGGTGTGAAATACATATAAATACTATAGATTTTTCAGCAGTTATCGCCAATTAAGTTGAAAAGGATGTAATGTAGATTGCTAAACAAGatgtctgttataatatgatACATTACTTAAGGGCTCCTGAgtagcgcagcagtctaaggcactcattgcagtgctagaggcgtcactacagactcagGTCCGATCcggggctgtatcacaaccggccgtgattgggagtcctatagggaaGTGCACAATTCGCCCAGCGTcctccgggttaggggagggtttggccggggtaggctgccattgtaaataagaatttgttcttaactgacttgcctagttaaataaagttaaataaaaaaataaacattaggCTGTCTTCATACCGTTATATTTAGAATTTATCGGGATATTATTATTAATGAGCATTTCAATGTCTTcatttctcattccctctcttcttccGCTCTTTTGTCCTACAGTGAAGACAACTTCCCGGCCTGCCCGTGTGCCACACATCTGTGCCATATGCAGCAAGCAGTTCAAGAACAACTACAACCTGCGGCGACACCAGTCGGTCCACACAGGGGTACGCATGAGGCGAGCaggggagcaggaggagggggcAAAGGAGGTTGGCGGTGGCGCAGGGCTGGCGCAGGCGGTGTCgggagagagggcggagaggCATACGGTCCCCCTCTCCCTGCTTCACCTCTCcgttcctccccctctcccccctcccagcATGCTGGCGTCCCAGCTGCCAGCTCTGGGTAGTCAGGATGGCGAAGGGGTTGCCATGGCGAGCGTAGTGGCTAGAGTTAACCCCCATGCTCCTCCTGCTGCTGTCGTCATGGTGGCGGGGGCGACAGTACAGGTGGGTCATGGCGCTTCTGGAGGTTGTTGTTGTCGTCCGTGAAAAAGAAAAGTATAATTTAGGTTCCTCTTGCATGGTCTTTATGGAGATTGTGGGAATAAAGGGAATTCGGCATGTTATGCAAATGGCCCAGAGAAATTATCTAGGTTTCCGCGATCCGTGTGTGTCTTGAGTGGTTCGAAAAGACCCAAAGAATGGACAATATGATATGTCAATAATCTACACAGATGCATGTGTAATTATCGACTACTCCAATAAATAAAAAACTGTTTGTACTGTAAGCGCATCTCTTTCTAATCATCCCCACCCCAGCGGCCATCGAACCCCAACCCGAACCCCGTGCGGAAGAACCACGCCTGTGAGACGTGCGGGAAGGCTTTCCGAGATGTGTACCACTTAAACCGACACCGTCTCTCCCACTCGGATGAGAAACCCTTCTCCTGCCCCATCTGCCAGCAGCGGTTCAAGAGGAAGGACCGCATGAGCCACCACGTGCGCTCTCACCAAGGCGGTGTGGAGAAACCATATGTGTGCCCTCACTGTGCCAAGGCTTTCTCCAGGTGAGAGTGGCATACTATAGGCCAGAAAGCAGGGTAGTGGTCATTGAGCCAGAgagcagggtcatgttcattagggcaggCAACATAATTATTTTCTTAAGATAGTACCTTTCCCTGCATTTAGGGCCGTTTTCTTCTGCTTTGTGCCTCAGTGATACACTGTGCTTAAAGGGGCAATCAAATGTATGAtacactatacagtgcattttgtactttacagcctcattctaaaattgattaaattattttCTCCATcaacacaatgccccataatgacacattTTCTTTTGTTTTAACctattacaaataaaaaagagAGCTTATTTAcctaactattcagacccttttgctatgagactcgaaattgagctcaggtgcatcctgtttccattgatcatacttgagatgtttctacaatttaaTTGGAGTCCATttgtggtaaattgaattgattggacatgatttggaaaggcacacagacTATGTAacgttccacagttgacagtgcatgtcagagcaaaaaccaagccatatgAGGACGAAGGAATTTTCCGACGCAGTGAAGGtcttcaagaacacagtggcctccattcttaaatggaagaagtttggaatcaccaggACTCTTCCTTAGAG encodes:
- the mazb gene encoding myc-associated zinc finger protein isoform X2; protein product: MDAAWSNFLFQTTPNQNQVEGTLQSELLPVHTASPQTPPTENIAQPPSTVDTAALNEEPLPVKTTSRPARVPHICAICSKQFKNNYNLRRHQSVHTGVRMRRAGEQEEGAKEVGGGAGLAQAVSGERAERHTVPLSLLHLSVPPPLPPPSMLASQLPALGSQDGEGVAMASVVARVNPHAPPAAVVMVAGATVQRPSNPNPNPVRKNHACETCGKAFRDVYHLNRHRLSHSDEKPFSCPICQQRFKRKDRMSHHVRSHQGGVEKPYVCPHCAKAFSRPDHLNSHVRQVHSSERPFKCPTCESSFATRDRLRAHMIRHEEKVPCHICGKLLSAAYITDHMRVHNQSQHHSCHICNRSFTTLTYLRVHAQKHHGQEWKESAGGFGGTGSSGVLVCQLCGVHCKTPTQLQGHMGTHSTGGQGGSSGTVPASGASSSSVSLSNMVSAPTVYVNSNAVVDLLVSDCSSIQPQSHS
- the mazb gene encoding myc-associated zinc finger protein isoform X1; amino-acid sequence: MDAAWSNFLFQTTPNQNQVEGTLQSELLPVHTASPQTPPTENIAQPPSTVDTAALNEEPLPVKTTSRPARVPHICAICSKQFKNNYNLRRHQSVHTGVRMRRAGEQEEGAKEVGGGAGLAQAVSGERAERHTVPLSLLHLSVPPPLPPPSMLASQLPALGSQDGEGVAMASVVARVNPHAPPAAVVMVAGATVQRPSNPNPNPVRKNHACETCGKAFRDVYHLNRHRLSHSDEKPFSCPICQQRFKRKDRMSHHVRSHQGGVEKPYVCPHCAKAFSRPDHLNSHVRQVHSSERPFKCPVLDTCESSFATRDRLRAHMIRHEEKVPCHICGKLLSAAYITDHMRVHNQSQHHSCHICNRSFTTLTYLRVHAQKHHGQEWKESAGGFGGTGSSGVLVCQLCGVHCKTPTQLQGHMGTHSTGGQGGSSGTVPASGASSSSVSLSNMVSAPTVYVNSNAVVDLLVSDCSSIQPQSHS